The DNA window GACCAGAAGCTTGCTGAATGGAAAGCGTCTCGAGAGCACCGTATTCCCAATCTTGAGTAGGGTGAGATTGTTCTCTTTGTGCCATTCATCCAGCATGGGTTAGGATTGCCTACTTGTTCCTTTTTGCATGGGTTTTTGCATTACTATGGGTTAACCCTGAATCATCTGAACCCTAAGTCCATCTTGCATCTATcgatttttgttcatctttgtgaaaattTCCTTGGCATCCCCCGTCTATCACTCTTTTCTGCTACTTTTACAAACTGAAACCACACCCGAACACAGCAAACACAAGCGTTTTGGGAGGTGCCAGTATTTAGTTCTAggtggggaagaagaaagaatatCTCCACTATACCCTAGTTGATTCTGTTAAGAATTGGAGAGCCGAGTGGTTTTATGTGGGGAATATGTGGCCGCCGCTAAAGGTTCATAGTAATGCCGCATCGGTGCCCAACGCCCGCTGGGAGAAGGAACCAATGAATGTGATGGAGCTTGAAGGAATTCGTCTATTCCTCAAGCAGCTCTCGGCCATAAAGGATCAAGGCCTGAATGGAGTTGGAATAGTCGCCAGCTTTATCAGGCATCGAGTGCAGCCGCTTCAGGAGAGGGTACACTATGGCTTTGAGTACATCGGGCCAAAGGATCTAGCCCGAGTGACAACTGATGAATTGATAGAGGATGAAGTCCTAGAGAGGATTTAGGATATACTCTAGGCGGTATTAGTAATACCATACCAGTACCCTGAACTTGACCATCAAAATCCACCTGCTGCCGTAAGTAGTATGACCTTTGTGACTTGGCAGTGTCTTGATATTATGAGGACTGACTCCTGTAAATTGATAACTATTGATACATCATTTGGAGCGCAACTTCAATGACTTGCTCGTCCCGCCTCCGCATGCCGACTTTGGAGGAGTTGGTGGGAGCGGGGCAGCATCTGTCGAAGCAGACGGAGGGAGCGCCGCCTCCGTCATCCATCTAGACTGAGAAGCCAGGAGCGAATCTGAAGGGAGCCCGGATGACTTCATAGTCCAAGCAAACCAAAGTGCTAGGTAGGGAGCCGCTGGCGAGAAATGGTCGTTGGAGGCCGATGTTGCCACCAAGAGCAGGGCAATGCTCAAGAGGGCCCGTCGAGCCTCAACACTGAGACTAGGTAAAATAACTCTATGTAGTCTGATAGTTATCGTATTCTGGGCCTGATCTTGAATAGTCATAGCTCGGGATACTGCTGAtgaggagctggagatggaggaaGTAGACACATCATTCTCTGTCAGGTAGTGAGCATGCTTCCAAGTAAAATTCTGTACTGGACTTTGTCATGGATATACTTGAAGATGTTGCATTGTTCTTGACAGGATGCCGCTGCTGGACCTCATAAGCACCCAGACACCAACTCAAGGTGACGGGGGCGCACTCGGACAAGATGCAGACGACATGAGTCAATAGGTCGACTTTATACTGTCGGCGTTGGTGTCTACCTTAAAGCTGGGCAGGACATCTAGCGGTATGACGCTAGGAAGGCACtccagaagaaaaaaaaatcctccACCATGTAAGTGTCAAAACTATTTGCCACAGTCTTACATTATCCCAAGAACAGTAATTTACTTCTACTTGTATCAGGGTACAAAAAATAGCTAGTACCCGGTTGCAAAGCGAAGAACCCCAGGTTGAAGAGAACCCGCATGCTGAGAGTGAACAAGTGGAAGGAAGCCAAGCTGGCAAGCCTCTATCCCCACCCAAGGCCACTAAAGCACCATAGCCGTAGTGTCCAACATCCACTGATGGTGGAGCGGAACAAGCGGAGCAGCCAAGTACTACAGAGCATGTAGAAGTATCATAGCCACAAGTGGCGGCCCCTGATGAGGGTGAAGCTCACCAGCCACTAGGACCGGAGCTGACGGAATCTGCCACCATTGATGATGGGTAGAGCGCTAGTGTGAGTACTCTAACTCCGAGTGTGCCTACACCAGACATGGCAACAACGAGTACCTGGATGGTTGGAGAGGAGGAAACCATCCCGGTGAGCAAACCAAGTACCTAGCTCCGGACGTATAAGTTTAGTGGGTTAATGAAGTCTTGGTCTGAGTTGTTGAACCAGGCCTCTGTCTTCGATGGCCAGCTGAGGGTAAGTGTTGTACTTTGTTGCTTCTTATATGTTGATTTTTTCTAGGCTCTCATCTCTGGAACAGTCATATACCCAGGATGTGGAGCTGAAGGCCTCTGTCAAGGTTCAGGAAGCCTAGGCGGAGCTCACCAGGTTGAAGGAGGAGTTGGCCAAGAAGGAGGCCTACTGGGATGTCCGCACAAAAATAGCATGAAGAGACTCTCTGCATCCTTCGGGCTCAAATTAGTGAGGCTGCGCACCAAAAGGCAACCGCTGAAACTAGAAAGAATGATGCCTTTGATTCTTTGATGAAGATGACAGAGAATACCAAGCTCTTTGATACCAAGCTGAAAGGCAAGAGAACTATAGGACTTCCCTATAGTTTCTGACATGTAGTAGTCGGTGATTATGATGATGATTGTGTATGGTTCTCTTTGTAGAAGAGCAAATTAGGACCGGTGGTTGGAAGGTGAGGTGAAGGAGCTGAATGAAGCCCTGAGAACCAAGCACAATAAAACCAAAGAGGTAACTGAGCAAGCGAGTGAAGAACTCACTTGAGCTAAGCTGATAAAGCAAGGAGCTGATCGTGATCTGATGTAGGCTCTAAAATCAGTGACCGACATGAAGGCCTAGCTAGAGCGGGCACAGTCAGAGCGGAACACGCTCTAGGAAGCTATGAAGCCACTCGCCATCATCTTCCATAGGCTAGAAGACGGTGAAAAAAGGTGGGTGGACATAGTGAAAGAAATCCCCAACCGCTTCGAGAGCTATGTTCGTGGAGCCGCCAAGGTTTGCGTCCGGAATGTACTCGGTATGCTCCGAGTGCTATATCCGACTATGGATCTCCATCAGGTAGCCATAGGACTATGATGATGAAGGCCATCTTGCTGCCATGGAAAGAGCTGATGAGGAACTCGATGGACTCGCAACCACCATAACAAATGAATTAGACCTTAGGATGGAAAAGCCTGATGAATAGgctttgtaagtttgaaaaaacTTGTTAAGCATATGTGTCGGGTAGGCACGTTGTAAGAACCAATGTTCTTTTGCTTGCATAGGGTGTTAGTTGAATGAAAAACTTAGCCTGTAAGTTTTAAAAAGTAATGCATCTTGTTGGGGTATTTAAACGCCAAAGATGGTTTATTCCAGCTAACTTGTCTGTACAAAGTTAGCATCTTTTAGACTTGGTAATCTTTTGAGTAAGATTGTAGTCTGCTTAGGCTGTAAGTTTGTCTTGTGGAGTCCTTTAGAAAGGTGCGTAAGACTGAGTAGCCGAGTAAAAAGTGATCTACGTAGTCGCTATGATTAGAATCATGTTAGACCCTTCCATCGACGTTAAGTGCTCGAAGTCACTTGTTCAAGGAACTCTTATAACTATTGTTTGCTGTTAGGATCCCGTCCCGTAGCCAACGAATCGGGTTACTTGCTTCTAGGAATCACCCTACCCAGGATGACATGCAATAGTTTGGCTTGGATGGCAGGCAATACTTTGTTTACCTTGAAATCTCTAATTACATCTCTTGTGATTGAAGTTATGGGCTTGATAACTTGGGCTTCACGAAGACGATTCTGACTTCTTCTTACAGCATTTCTATAAGTGATCAATGGAAAGCAACCAATTTTCCCATAAAAAATACACTCCCCATCCCTAAACCTCGGCCGAGCACAAACACACAAAAACATGAGCCTAGGGATGTAATTCGTGTTCTTACAAGTGCGATGGGGCTCATCTTCCTCAGGTAGCAAGTAATATTTCTCAGATTTTTTAGAGAGATAAAACCATTTTTCATCTATGAACACAAAGTAAAAAAAAGCCCTTAAATCTTGGATCACCAAGCAAACCCTTCTCAATCATGTCAACACACCACTTTAACCAAGACTTCTCGTTAGCATATGTGAGGTATGGGTTGATGCTACTAGAGTGGCGCCTAAGAAAACCTTTTTTTCAAATACCTTTGTATCTTCCATTTGCTCATGTAAAGTTTGCTACACACGTCTTCTATGGTCATTCTTTCCTTGAGAGGAATGTTGCGTAATTATTCCAAATCAACAGGGATTGCCTTACGGCCACATCTACCCTTTTTCGACTAGCAACCACAACCGGAATGCTATGAGCAGGTGGTATTTTACCTCCTTCAACAAGCGCTGAACTGACCGAATGTGTAGTCCAAAATGATCAGCAACAATTCTCGTATCTTTCTTGCCTAGTTTGTCATTCTTGCTTCTAGCCAACAAAGTTTGATAAACTTGTTTTGTGACTTCTTCTGTCATGTCTTTCCTTCGCTGGTTGACTTGAACGGAAGCCTCAACGGCATGTTCTAGTTGTAAAAAAAATAAACACACTAAATCCAACAATTTTGATTACAGGCAAAGTTTACTTTAAAAAAGCAAGGGAGGTTTATCTTACCAGCGAGGTTTTGTACACAATCAAAATCCACTGCACCATATTCGTCCAATGGCAAGTTCAAATCAAATCCTATCAAAAAGGAAGCATTGAACTAGTAAGAAATGAAGTGGCCATGTGACACATGAAACTAATAAGATCTGAACTGGCCATAATACTATGAGACATTACCGTTTCCAGTTTCCAACGAAACCTCGTTGAGGTCAAACCCACCATTGTCGTCTTTGTCTTAAGTACCGGCGCGTTTAGATCAAAGGTACCAAATGAACTGGCCATGTGTGATTCTAATCTAGCAAATGAACTCACTCGTTCCTATCCAAGCGAGTTGCACGGGGCGTTTAAATAGCGAAACGCGAGCGAGCACCAGCGCCAACGTGCCATGCAACGAAAACAGACGCGCGAAAGAAGTAAAAACAAGCGACGGAACGCCAACGCGCGCGATGCAACGAAAATACACCCACGCGCGCGCAACAGACGAAGGCAAACGCAAAAAACGCTCGGCCAGCGCACACCGTGCAACCACACAGTGCCATGCAAACACACACGCGCAACAAATAGAGGCAAACGCAAAAAttgcacacggcaaaaaattgcaCCTGCGAAGAATCGAACCTGAAAGCTCAAGTCTCAGGAGTTGCTGCGCTAACCAATCAAGCTACGTGAGGTGGTTGTCTATGAAGGACCCCAAATTTAATAGGGGTAAAAACTCTATGCTAATTAATCACTCCTTATATGCTAAATGTTGTCTAAACCACTTTCTTGATGTACCGCACGCTACAGTTCCACTGTCCCACATAATGGCTCTGCACCGCAGGACGCACAGATGCCACACTGTTGACTTCCGCTCTTCCGACCACAGGGGACCGTGTCCGTCCGGGACTCCGGGGTCCCCGTTGCTGCCTTCTCTCCACAGTTCCATGGCATGGCACGCACGCTGCACGACTGAGCCCATcctgctgcaagcctgcaactaTACCTAACCCCATCTCCGGCCGGCATGCGGCATGGACGGACACCATACCAACGTCCCACTCCACACCACTCTTGACTAGTAGTAGCTCTCCAAAGCCTTGCtctataaataaatatataaatatgcACGCCTGACGCCCCGCCCTTCACCTTCCCCTGGCTGACTTCACACTCACAGTTGACACACTCCTCGACGCACGACTCCGATCAGCCTAAGCAGCCGGCAGCCATGAAGGTATAGCTCACTCCTCTGTCGGACGACCAGCCATCAGTGCCTTCCCCATCGATCGTCTTGGTCGTATGCTGCTGATGGATAGCGTGAGGTTCGCTTCTGACGCCTTGTCTTGATTTGTGTTTTGTGAGTAGGCGCGGACGAAGGCGCCGGCGAGGCGGCAGCGCATCCCGGCGTTTGGGGAGTGGAACTACGCCTACGTCGGCGCCGGCGACTGGCCTGTCACCCAGTACTTCGACTCCGCCATGCAGGCCGGACGACTCGTCGTGACGATACCGCCCTCCTCGCCGCCCAAGCCTGCCAACAAGGTGATCGATGATGTAGTTGCTGCAACTATCCATAGACTACATACTTGTTTTTTTGTTCATCAAAACACTTGTGTTGACAGATAGTGAAAAAGCTTAAGGTTATTATTACTTGTACTGAAGTTCGGATGCAATGTCGTTGTTTGGTTGCTCGTATATGCTAGGTGGTGAAGTGGAGGGAAGAAAGCGCCACACTTGAGCTGCAGGAAGAGGACGAGAAGCAGCGGCAACATGTGATGGTGGGGCTGGGCGACCACGGTGGCGCTGTGAAGAAGCAGGGGAAGCAGCAGAGCCTGGTGGTGGCCCACGACCGCGTGCACGCCTCCTCGGCCTACAAGGCATGCCGGGTAGGGGTGGCGGTGAAGGCCATGGACCAGGACCTCTACCACATCCCGCCCGACATGCTCTGCCATGAGCCCAGGGTTAGTACTAGTAGATCCTCTCATTTTCACTCATCAAAAACTACATTCAGCTGGCTACTGCACAAATTCATCATGGACAAGTTAAAACATACGTAATAGATATTGGCCAAACACGCACGCTCCCTCCGTATTTTAGTCATGAAAAATCCGAACATAGTAGATTTCGACCATTGATTTATCATACTATATATTGTCAATCGCTAAAGAATCAATATCTTTGCAAAAGCATTTTGAATACAAGTCCATTGGTACAAGCTTCAAATCCTAAACTTGTATACTCTTTGAATAATTTGTCGGTCAAAGTTTATCTAAGTTAACTTTTTTCTAGTAAAAAACTTCATTTAAAAAAGAATGCAATTTGAGCATAGTACGAGGTTAAAGTTTGTTGAATTATACTGTGTataaaagtattaatatttatgagattaaataaatatcattagatttgtTATATGATAtactattttcataatatatctaTTTAGTGTCATGTTTCTATTTCTACCTATAACATATTTGGTTAAAATGTAGATATGTTAATACAGATTGCATTTTTAATTGTATTTGTTTTAGGATGGAGGTAGCAATATTAACATTCTGAGATGGAGCAAGTATGATTAACATTTTGAGTAGTCCTAGTTATGTAGTCCTTGCCATATCACTGGTTCAGTGTGAAGCCAgtgttcttttctctttttcctgAGTCAGAGCAATGGAATCTAGTACTACTGTCAATAGTAATAAGAAGTTGCTGTTCCTTTTTCTTGTGCAGAAACGGCTGACGAGGAGGAGCCTCTGGATAGGCTGCCTGGGTCTCGACTGCGTCGCCTAGCGATCCACCATGCCAGCCACCTGCTGCGTGCCCGATGAGGATGACTGCTCATCATGCGTCGCCTCTCGCCTGCCTTGTTTTGCGTGTGCCTCTCCCCCGTCCCGTCGTCCACCGTCCTGTAAAGACACTCCGTAGCAGAAAACCATGTCCATCATGGTGTCACTCGTCGTTACACCGTCTCCCTCCACTGTCCACTGTctcaggccccgtttagttccaccaaaagccaaaaatttttgcatagtaaccgtcaaatcgaatcttgcggtacatgcatggagtactaaatgtagacgaaaaaaactaattacacagttagtcgagaaatcgtgagacaaatcttttaagcctaaatagtctataattagataatttttgccaaatacaaacgaaaatgctaggAAACTAAACACGCCCTCAGTCTCAGTGTTTTGGTCCTTGTTGTACGCGTGGAGTGTAGCTAGACAGGCAGTGGACGGACGGATGCGACTTTGATGTGGCCGTGCCTGCCTCACTGCATGACGCCCCTTTCCGGCCGGCAACGTCATTTCCCCGTGCCGGAGACCACTCGAGCGCTGCTTTTCTGATTTCCATGTCGTGCGTGCCGGAGACCTGGCTCCGCTTCCGACTTCCGTGCAGGAAGAGGGAGGTACTGTACGGCCCCGGTGAACCCGGCGGAATAGGTTGTGCGTTTGTGGAGGGGGGAAAGGTCGATGACATGACATCATGGCGTTGAGGGcctaataaaaaaaattacagaatCAGTCGGTAATTcgtgagatgaatttattaagttgGATTAAGCCGTAATTGACATGTGTATTCCAGCACGACGTTGTCAAATTACGGACTAATTAGAATTAAAAGATTTGTCTTGTAAATTAGGcataaactgtataattaattatttttaagtttatatttaatattttatgcgTGTGTCTATACATTCGAGGAGTAATTTTAGAGGGGCAACTAAACGTACAAGTCTAAATAGTTTTCTGAAAGAAAAAGAGCTCAAAAAAGCCTTGTTCTATGGGTGTCGCTGTCGATGTGTTGCTTGTCTCCATGGGGCCTTGTTGTGTTATTAGTAGCTTGTGCTACCGTGATAAGATTCCCTCTGGGGATTTGGAGTTGACAATGATGGATGAATCACGTCTGCCCTCTCAATCATGCTAGCTAAGGTTAACACATTGCAGTGCAACGGTGGTGCGCTTAAACTGAAAGGAGCAGGACATGAGCGCGGCCGCAGGAGGTGCTTCGACGTGGGCGTCGTGGCGAGCGCGCTCTATGCCGTGGGCGACGACGTCACCGCGCAGTACAACTGCTCCAAGGCACAGCCAGCTGTAGAGAGTAAACCGTATACGTGTACATCACTACAACAAGGTACCAGCAGGACGCGGATCCAGAATAAACAAATGTTTTTTTGAGTTAATCCCTCCCAAGATGTACATTATAGAGTTGGTCACATAGATCAAGGAGGATAAATATCTGCATTACTCCTACACACATGCTATCTTTCTGATTTGACATGCACCACAGCACCACTCACCTCTCCGTTTTTCTCACCTCCTGACGACGCAAAGAGTAGCGGAGCAAGCATGGACGGACCGATGGGAGGTCAGCTTAGGCTGGGATGGCTATAACGTCTTGCTTTGCGAGACAAATTTTGAACGCTACAACGTCCTGTGTTATGGGACTGAGGGAGTACTTAGAGATTCCCCGTATACGTGTACATCACTTCAACCGTACTATACATGTACATCACTTCAGGAGGGATTCCTGTTTCCCCGCCTAGTGATCATTACTTAGAGATAGGAAATAGGCCTCCGCGTCGCCCCCACGAGGGGCGACTCAGGTGGCGAGTAAACCTAGCGCCGCCCCACCTCTCCCACCCCTCTCCCGCTGCGCGGCTGCCGGAGCAGGCCGCCGGCAGGGCCGCGCCACCTGCCGAGATGGCGGTGGCAGGGTTCCCTCCGGTGGTGGCAGCGAAAGGGGTGGCGTGGGCACTCCGTCCTCTCCCccgtctctccctccctccatgACAGAGCAACAGCGGCGGTGGGTGGAGGAGCCCGCACGGGCGGCAACACGTGGAGGAGCCAGATCCGGCGCCCGGATGGCCTGATATGGCGTCGGCGCGGCGACATGGCCAGGGGTGAGCGATGGCCAGGGAGGCGGCCACAGCTGGTGCACTGGGCGACGGTGGCTAGCCAGCCCGGCCTCGTGGCTGGATCTGGCGGCAGGCTGGCGCAAGAGGGTGACGGCGGGCCTCTTCTCCTCTGCTTGTCCTTCCTcccggctatggcgacggcggcggcagaCTAGGCCGCCGGGTCTAGTGCCCGGGTGGGCAGATCCGGTGTCCAGACGGTCGGATCCGGTGCCCAGGCGGCTGGATCTAGCGCACCATTGAAGGGGACGGCGGCTGCGGTGGCATGGTGATAAGGTGGCAGCGCGGTGGTACGGCGATAGCGTGACGGCGTGGTGTGCAGCAGCGACACGGAGGCACGGGAGCCGCGCCTGGATTCGGCGGACGCGGGATGCTCGGCGTGGCGGGGTGCATGAGCTGGTGACGACAATGGCATGCGGCTGGTCACGCGGGCAGGCAACTTGCAGGGTGGCTGTCACGGGACAACGGCTGGCACAGTGGACAGACCATAGGCTTCGATGTGCACTGGATTGAGGCGACATGGAAAAAGCTTTGACCCTCTCGGGCCGATGATGGCGACGTCTACGGACGTCATTTTCTTCATTGGAACCGTCTATCGAACGGTCCTCTCCGGTGTGTCCTTCTTAGGTGAAAACCTTAACCTTCTAGTCAGGCGACGGTGGCGTCACATCCCTCCTTAGAGGCGTCGTTTTTTGGAAGCTCGTGCTTGGTCAGTCTGCGGCGGCGGGCTGTGTCGTGGTGGCGAAGGTGGAGGCCTAGTTGAGCATTCAAGTTTGCGGTGTCCATGACAGAGGAAGGCAGTCTAGAGGAGGGTGTTGGCGCGGCGATGGAGGGCATCGCATCTGCTTGCCAATGGAGGGCGACGGTTTCGTGGGACCGTTTCGTCATGAAGTTGGCGAGGAGGTTGGCGTGGGAGGCGCCCACGGAGTTGGCGATGTGGCCGACGTGGGAGGTGGTGGCTAGTAGATTTGCGTTGCTGAGGTGACCTGTGTGGTATGGCGGTGGGGGGTCCTTCACAGCGGCGGCTGTTTCCGGCGCAAGGAGGCGTTCTGACTGGCAGCTGGAGGATGTGTGTGGCACTTCTTACTTCGATGAGGCAGCTAGGTCCGGAAGCTACGGTGTGTGAGCTTGGATCTCGATGGACGAGATCGGCTTGGTAGGCTCCAGAGGCTAGTTGCTCACGCGTTTGGTTTGGCAGCTTGCAGCGGGCTACGGCGGCTAGCGCTGCTTGGCGGTGGCTAGTCCGGTGTGGTACATCGTCTTGACAGGCGGTACAAGCGGATCTAATTGCGGGATGACTTCACGGTTTGCAGCGACCTACGGCGGCTAGTCCTGCTTGGTAGCAGGCTAGCCCGGTGTGGATCATCGTCGGTAACGATGGCGCGAGCAGTGACGATGGTGTTTTTGGCCTGACGTCCTTAATCGTCGGGTTTTGGCGGCACAGTGTGGTGGTTGGAGTGGTTGGTGGttctgttttttcttctttttctgagTTGAGCCTCGGCGTTGTGCAGTCCGTATCAATGTCCCAATCCGACCGACTAgagtttgtttttttttctttttttattgagTTTTGTTGTCGCTGTTGTATCGTTGTGCCCACTTTAGGATcatcttctttttaatataatcggcaGCTCTCCTGCCTGATTCGTTTCAAAAATCATTACTTAGAGATGATTACTTAGAGACTGGTCACTGTAGCATAAAAGAGAGCACAGAACCTAAGTCTGAGCCTTTAGTGAAATGGTGCTACGTACATGCTTGCCTGATGGTTATTGAGATGCTGCTGCTCTCTCCTGCCACTTCTACTCGGcgacaagaaaaaaaaaacatggcgAGATGCAAACGAACTGATGACTTGCTCAGCTCTTTGGGCTGCTGCTGCGTTGCATACCTGAGAGTTCGAGCCGAGCAGCTGCTGATACCGCTGTACCTACAACACCGTCAGAGAAGCAAAGAGTGTAGACAAGAAAACAAGCAGCTGAAGTGAAAATTCAGGTTGAAGGCACAGCTGCAGAAAGATGAAACTAAGCAGCAGTTTCTGAAGTTCTGAACTGAAGCCTGAATAGCAGGTGCATTTCAgatagggcgtgattggttgccccAAGCTCGGTCATCCAGGATGAAGGCCCCATCCAGGCTCAGGATAGCCCGTTACACTTGAGGTTTGCGTACTGAACGACTTCGTTTGGTTGCCAGCATGGAGCGTTAAGTGGTATGAAGTTGTCCCCCTAACACTGTTTGGTTTGCCGCATGGCAACAGGTCTGGGCACCAAGGTATGGTTTTAGTGAGGTCACCACACTTCTCAAGAAAATAAGCAAGACAGAGGATTTATTTGCCTCAGTTCATTGTGTCTTTTCATCAACAATGACCTTGGAACATATAATGACAAATTTGAACCATACAATAGTCCTGGCATATAATAGTTAACAACATTAAGGTCACAGTACCTCATAAGGTCATTGCCATTTCAAGTTTGCACGACATATTTTGAGCATCACAGGCAGTTGTAGCAATGAGCAAGAACGAATCACAGGAGCACCAACAAGAAAAAGACTGCACCACAGCCACAACAAATAACACCGGTGTATTCCTGACCACCTTTGGTGGAGGCTTAACATAAACTTTGTCATCTTCACAACACATGAACTCCAAATATGATGCTTCTGCCTCTTCTTTGGTAGGGAAGCTCTTGTAGCTATTGTTTTTAAAACCAGTTACCTGGATATTGCATCTAGCCCAGGTTGCATATACCCTAGGAACCTTGCCATGGTACACAACATACCAAGTTATGTGCCCCTTAAAAAACACATAAAAGTAAGTATAAGATGTTGATAAGATGAGGGTTAGTTCAATCGATTTGcctcagatttaattgccttttcatttgacctttaacttggagcttaagaaacatagacaTCAACAAACCTCAAACAGATAGTGAAAAACCAAGATCATGACAAGCATGAAACCATGAGAGACATCCAGCACAACCATCAAATCATCACAACCCTCCAGTTGTTGCTTGGGcatggatgtctcacatggtttaatgacagccatgagaagcataagtagaagatagaagaaacaatgctccaGTACCTCACAAGTCCAAGGTCATCAGTGTGCCTAATCCATTACTCAAACTGGCACTGTTATCTTCATAGGCATGAAAATGATCTCTCAATTGTATCAGCCTCAGTCAAAAAAAATAGTGGACATCATAGGCATAAAAAAATGCAGGCCTCAGCTAACTGCAAACTAACTTATGATCATCTTACAAGCTAACTACAATTATCCCAGGtggcaaataagaacacaaattgctgaggcaagttcatggctgtcaTGAAAGCGTGGGacactatggcagaacctcctaaattataggacccacatacacttgt is part of the Miscanthus floridulus cultivar M001 chromosome 9, ASM1932011v1, whole genome shotgun sequence genome and encodes:
- the LOC136482165 gene encoding uncharacterized protein gives rise to the protein MKARTKAPARRQRIPAFGEWNYAYVGAGDWPVTQYFDSAMQAGRLVVTIPPSSPPKPANKVVKWREESATLELQEEDEKQRQHVMVGLGDHGGAVKKQGKQQSLVVAHDRVHASSAYKACRVGVAVKAMDQDLYHIPPDMLCHEPRKRLTRRSLWIGCLGLDCVA